GAAAGGCGCTTTTGATAATTTACATCTTGCTTATGAAAAGAAAAATAcaagtacatatatatatatatatatatatatatatatatatatatatatatatatatatatatatatatatatatatatatatatattatatactctctcaatctatatatatttatatcttaGGCacatggaaaaaaaaaaaaattgctgcGTACATAAAACAATGAGACTGCTATCGATATATGATGTCATTGAGGCTTCTGTGTTGGGCGTGCAGAAGATTGCATGGCAGAAAGCTTTCTGGAGGACGCCTGCTTCTCAAGAGGCTTTTTCCCATTGGGGGGAGAATTAAGACTGGATTCAGAAGTGGAAGACTTAGATTTGCCTATAATAGGTAACAGAGAGCGTCTGACTGGGGTGGAGGGCTTGGAGGACTCCTTTACCTCAGTGACAACCTCGTTCACATGATGCTCTGAGGCATTGGCCGACCCATCCTCCTCCTGAACGCTCAGCCTGGCTGTCCTCTCAGAGGCCTTCTTGACCAGGATGCTGGTCTTACCCAGATCGGCCGACCGGCGGGACTCTCTCTGGCGCAGGGCGTTCTTGAAGAACGACAAGCCCTTGTCCTCTGACTTGCTGCTGTGCCTAGGGTCCCTGCAGGAGACGCTGGGGGAGCGCAGGCTGGTGACAGAGGAGCTGCTGATGGAACTCCGCAAAAACCTCTCTGGACGGACCCCCTCTGCAGCGGTCTTGGTGGGGGTCCTGGCTGCAGCGTTGCTGCCCCAACGTGGTCTATCAACCAGAGGGCTTACCAACCCTGAGTCCCGACTGCAGCTCCTCTCCAGCAGCTTCTTCCGACCAGAGGTGCTCTTCTCAAGGCCAGAGGCACTCTTCTTTACGGTGGGGGAGGGGGAAGCGGAGGACTGCGGCGTGGAGATGCGCTGCTTGCACTGGGGGGTTCCAGCTGCCGAGTCAGAACCCTTGGAAGACAAAGACACTTTCTTTTTGGACGGGGTCCTGGTGGGCGTAGCGGTGCTGCTGCTGGTGGTCTTGTCTTTAGAGTTGGTCACCTTGGGGCCCTTCACCACAGGGCTGGAAGACATTTGGGATGTAGAGGAGTTGGGGGTGGAGAACGAACACTggcgcttcttggagtttctCTCTGGCTCAGACTTGGTGGAACTCTTTTTGGACCCGGCGCTCTCTAACTTCGGGGCAGATCCGGCGGTGCTGCTCTTGCGTTTCTGCTCTTTCGACAGGGAGGCTTGTGCGTTTTGGTCCAGGGCTGTTATTTGGTTGTTGTTGTCCGTCGGGTCACTCTTGGAGCTCTTCTTATCGGCCGGCGTGGGGGCCCTGCAGTAGACTTCGTCTAGGATCCTCCTGCCATGGTCCTGGTCGGTGCTGTTCCCCTCCATCATGGCCAAGGGGGCCCTGCCACCAGGGTAGCGCTCATGCCGGCTGTAGCTACCGAAGCAAGATGTGGATACCTTGTCATCACaggcctctcccctctctcctatcctctccaaGGGGGGAGAGGAGCGTGAGTCCAGGGAGAAGCGTGAGGGGGAGTTAGACCTCATATGGAGCTTGGCAGAGAGGGACCAGGAGGGCTTCATGCTGTTCTCACTGAAGGCCAGAGGACTGGCAATGGATGATCTGGAAGATAAGCTCTGACGCTGGATGCTCCGAACAAAGGGACGGGTCGAAAATCCACCTAAATAGATACAAATAAATGAGTTTACACTAATGCACTAGACTCAATAAAAGGATAATTTAATGCCCTTTTTTCTCAACTGGGCATAGCAAGAGCTCCTGTAAGGTTATAAATAATTAGctaaaggagggggagaggagggcaaAAGAGCTGAAGATTTAGAAAGACAGAGAAACCTAGTGTATCTCACCGTCATCTTCGCTGCGGTCCCCTGTGGTGAACTCCACCGACTCGCCCAGGGAGACCAGAGAGGTGCGTCTGGAGGAGGCCCCGGAAGCCAGGCTGGCAGGCCTGCTGCCTTGGAGACGGTTCACCCAGTGGTCACACAGAGATGAGCTGGTGGAGCCTGGCACAGATAGACACGACAATCAACCCCTCAGGTCTCTCAAAGATAACCAAGATGTTGATGCTACTGTCCAACTAAGAGTGTTAAGTGACAGTTTTAATGTCACTTAATGGCATTTCTCCTGTAGCACCACGTAATACACCATCATTAGTGTCAGGAAAATCCCACACTCCAAGAAGTCACCACTGACCTGCTACGGAGCTGTTGGCGGACCAGGAGGGGATCGTGTTCCTCCTCTGGTAGAACAAGATGTAGGCCGTCTGctgacacacatcatcatcagCGACGGGCTGGACCTCACTGTCGTCAAAGCAGTACCACTGGCCGTCAACAGAGTTCTTACAGTAAGCTGGGGGTTAGAAGAACAAGAGATTTAGGGTGATGGTGAAGAAACTGTCAGAATGTAGTGTTATTTTCCTATCCATCTACCTCCAGTCAGTGACTACTACCACCTTACTTCTAAACCACCGGTCTTACCTGTGTAGTGTCCTCCGTGCATGTTTCCGTGGTGATTGCAGACGGCGTACAGGTCGTACAGGTAGTCGTCAGGGTTACGCCCAAGGCCGTAGGGTCGTCtccatggtgaccagtgagaggGCAGGCTCCAGCTGCTCTGGGACCTCTTCACCATGTGAGGAGCCATGTCCATGCCAAGCAGAGGGAACCGCACCATGTTCTGCATCTT
This sequence is a window from Oncorhynchus mykiss isolate Arlee chromosome 13, USDA_OmykA_1.1, whole genome shotgun sequence. Protein-coding genes within it:
- the LOC110486323 gene encoding ubiquitin carboxyl-terminal hydrolase 31 — translated: MRGCPTSQAIMSSKAMTKEKKSGSFSKKLFRRSSVRSVGSFMGRVLRTLSTLSHFGSDGHAIEGDKDDGGFTLFKTGGKDSPVLDDSDRFLGEKVPGVSGLKNHGNTCFMNAILQCLSNTELFAEYLALEQYRGVEETDEEKEKPKTNGVHSGRKGPHDRGEVTEQLSGLVRALWTFEYTPQHSREFKNAVSKSALQYKGNAQHDAQEFLLWLLDRVHEDLNNHPNNRPSIKPPVEEDDGGLEGPSLPLSTGSFVQELFQAQYRSSLTCPHCQKQSNTFDPFLCISLPILLPHTRPLYVTVVYQGKYSHCMRIGVAVPLNSTVSRLRDAVSRETKIPQDQFVLTEMYYDGFHRSFCDDDDDLDIIQESDSIFAFETPETFRLENIRTKRGSLLANLNQNNLKFGSEMSRTPSFMQGAVNPATASANKNTGVDKMILLICNRACTGHQGRRFGLPFVLYMDRTVTWDILQKEILEKMHHLLRPGVYIQVGPFSLRVVGVVGITYLLPQEEQPLCHPTVERAYKSCGQGGPSHVKIVVEWDKETKDYLFGLNEEEYIPDAESVYLHREQHHQPQACTLAQCLQLYTKEEQLAPDDAWRCPHCKQLQQGHIKLSLWTLPDVLILHLKRFRQEADRRVKMQNMVRFPLLGMDMAPHMVKRSQSSWSLPSHWSPWRRPYGLGRNPDDYLYDLYAVCNHHGNMHGGHYTAYCKNSVDGQWYCFDDSEVQPVADDDVCQQTAYILFYQRRNTIPSWSANSSVAGSTSSSLCDHWVNRLQGSRPASLASGASSRRTSLVSLGESVEFTTGDRSEDDGGFSTRPFVRSIQRQSLSSRSSIASPLAFSENSMKPSWSLSAKLHMRSNSPSRFSLDSRSSPPLERIGERGEACDDKVSTSCFGSYSRHERYPGGRAPLAMMEGNSTDQDHGRRILDEVYCRAPTPADKKSSKSDPTDNNNQITALDQNAQASLSKEQKRKSSTAGSAPKLESAGSKKSSTKSEPERNSKKRQCSFSTPNSSTSQMSSSPVVKGPKVTNSKDKTTSSSTATPTRTPSKKKVSLSSKGSDSAAGTPQCKQRISTPQSSASPSPTVKKSASGLEKSTSGRKKLLERSCSRDSGLVSPLVDRPRWGSNAAARTPTKTAAEGVRPERFLRSSISSSSVTSLRSPSVSCRDPRHSSKSEDKGLSFFKNALRQRESRRSADLGKTSILVKKASERTARLSVQEEDGSANASEHHVNEVVTEVKESSKPSTPVRRSLLPIIGKSKSSTSESSLNSPPNGKKPLEKQASSRKLSAMQSSARPTQKPQ